From Cecembia calidifontis, one genomic window encodes:
- a CDS encoding thymidylate synthase, with protein sequence MKQYHDLMQHILDNGVKKEDRTGTGTLSVFGYQMRFNLEDGFPLVTTKKLHLRSIIHELLWFLKGESNIKYLKENKVSIWDEWADENGDLGPVYGYQWRHWPDGKGGEIDQIKNLIHQIKTKPDSRRHIVSAWNVADVDHMALPPCHTLFQFYVAEGKLSCQLYQRSADVFLGVPFNIASYALFTMMVAQVCNLGLGDFVHTFGDAHLYSNHLDQARLQLSRELRPLPTMKINPDVKDIFEFKFEDFELLNYDPHPHIKAEVAV encoded by the coding sequence ATGAAGCAATACCACGACCTGATGCAGCACATTTTGGATAATGGTGTAAAAAAAGAAGACCGCACAGGCACCGGGACCCTTAGCGTATTTGGTTATCAGATGCGCTTCAATCTGGAAGATGGTTTCCCTTTGGTAACTACCAAAAAACTGCATTTGAGGTCCATCATTCATGAATTGCTCTGGTTTTTGAAGGGAGAAAGCAACATCAAATACCTGAAGGAAAACAAAGTGTCGATTTGGGATGAATGGGCGGATGAAAACGGGGACCTGGGGCCTGTTTACGGCTATCAATGGAGACATTGGCCCGACGGAAAAGGTGGAGAAATCGATCAGATCAAAAACCTGATCCATCAGATCAAAACCAAACCCGACAGCAGAAGACACATCGTCAGCGCATGGAATGTGGCCGATGTAGACCATATGGCCTTGCCCCCCTGCCATACCCTGTTTCAATTTTATGTAGCAGAAGGCAAACTCTCCTGTCAATTGTACCAAAGAAGTGCGGATGTCTTTTTGGGTGTTCCTTTCAATATTGCCTCTTATGCACTCTTCACCATGATGGTGGCCCAGGTGTGCAATTTGGGTTTGGGAGACTTTGTTCACACTTTTGGCGATGCCCACTTATACAGCAATCACTTAGACCAGGCAAGGTTACAATTAAGCAGGGAACTTAGACCCTTGCCGACCATGAAAATCAATCCGGATGTCAAGGATATTTTTGAATTTAAATTTGAGGACTTCGAACTCTTGAATTACGATCCCCATCCTCATATCAAAGCAGAGGTTGCGGTATAG
- a CDS encoding M24 family metallopeptidase encodes MKTIFTLFKPGILGFILILLIASCQQAEEKKKTIENPFSGPSPWPEIRKERIQKLLPEAMKAAGVDAWIIICRENNNDPIAHHIGGENAGGTALFLFFLENDRVRSLAYSPVGEATALADLKIHDEVIPVERGGSAIGDASMFIFAKNFNKIAVNFSNDNALADGLSYTQKLELERALGPQASRLVSADELIYEWLSVKLPAEVDIMTKAAELTSQWQYEAYAQVKPGISTDADIAKFLKKKMEEYGVKDAWHPDQNPNVNSGQDRGHSHATDKVIMPGDVIQIDFGIRVWDMWVSDIQRFAYVLREGETQTPDSVQYYFESSIGGNRIALAAMKPGVLGYQVDKAQRDWMAERGSEPVMWSTGHPVGYVAHDIGPNLGGGLLPDPSVRPTAVKPLKEGMLFAFDGFHAWKLPNGGTKTMSVEETAVVTKDGARYLIEPQEELILIK; translated from the coding sequence ATGAAAACTATTTTCACTTTATTTAAACCGGGTATTTTGGGTTTCATTTTGATCCTTCTGATAGCTTCCTGTCAACAAGCAGAAGAAAAAAAGAAAACAATTGAAAATCCTTTTTCAGGACCTAGTCCTTGGCCGGAAATCAGAAAAGAAAGAATACAAAAGCTACTTCCTGAAGCCATGAAGGCTGCTGGGGTAGATGCTTGGATTATTATCTGTAGGGAAAACAATAACGACCCGATCGCTCACCATATCGGTGGTGAAAATGCCGGCGGTACTGCCCTATTTCTTTTTTTCTTGGAAAATGATAGGGTTAGGTCACTGGCTTACTCTCCTGTAGGTGAAGCCACTGCCTTAGCGGATCTAAAAATACATGATGAGGTGATACCTGTAGAAAGAGGTGGTTCGGCTATAGGTGATGCTTCTATGTTTATTTTTGCGAAGAACTTCAATAAAATCGCCGTGAATTTTTCCAATGACAATGCCCTGGCAGATGGACTAAGCTATACCCAAAAACTCGAACTGGAAAGGGCTTTAGGACCACAAGCCAGCAGATTGGTTTCCGCAGACGAACTCATTTATGAATGGCTATCTGTGAAGTTGCCTGCTGAAGTTGATATCATGACCAAGGCGGCTGAACTTACCTCCCAATGGCAATATGAAGCCTATGCCCAAGTCAAACCGGGAATAAGCACTGATGCGGATATCGCAAAATTTCTGAAAAAGAAAATGGAAGAATATGGAGTCAAAGACGCCTGGCATCCTGACCAAAATCCAAATGTCAACTCCGGACAGGACAGAGGACATTCCCATGCGACAGACAAGGTAATCATGCCCGGAGATGTCATCCAAATTGATTTCGGAATCCGCGTTTGGGATATGTGGGTTTCTGACATCCAAAGATTTGCTTATGTTCTGAGAGAAGGGGAAACACAAACCCCTGACTCTGTACAATATTATTTTGAATCTTCTATTGGTGGTAATAGGATTGCTTTAGCTGCCATGAAGCCGGGAGTATTGGGTTACCAGGTAGATAAAGCCCAAAGAGACTGGATGGCTGAAAGAGGTTCCGAACCTGTAATGTGGAGTACCGGACATCCGGTAGGATATGTCGCCCATGACATAGGACCAAACCTTGGAGGAGGACTCTTACCTGATCCAAGTGTAAGACCCACTGCTGTAAAACCACTGAAAGAAGGAATGCTCTTTGCTTTTGATGGATTTCATGCCTGGAAATTGCCCAATGGAGGCACTAAGACCATGTCCGTCGAAGAGACTGCTGTGGTGACCAAAGATGGAGCAAGATACCTGATCGAGCCACAGGAGGAATTGATACTGATCAAATAA
- a CDS encoding efflux RND transporter permease subunit, producing MMFIKKQSYFGLLIASIILLMMAIFPPKVFFDYDFESFFPQDDADLAFYQEFREEFENDNDYLLIALGHKDVFDAGFLEDFQSFKSQLGELEQIERVYSLLDVEDVVINPFGIQRKKLLDWSDEGSLEQSKRKILGSERWKGNLISANGDFLLLIAHNQQQISKEVGDVLYGQIVELLEGYDFEKVYTAGKIKAQGEFVRLMQEEFSFFLGISFVLIILILFLIFRSWWTVLTAMLVIAIALIWSLALGLYFGKALDVMSVMQPTILSIIALAALVHYFNHYLNYLRHDYSKDEAIQKSFSEITIAVFLTCMTTSLGFMSLYFTSVPTLKFFGLYTGLGVLIVFFAIVLITPGLLYLIPPLGKVQESDQAAFWRKSMRIGFLGIIKRQQLIIWFFTVTSLFSVWALTGLKVNGYILDNLPREHELIREFSFFDREFGGSKPLEFWIEKGPQAGSLIEWDVLRELDKLEEFIHSSFETGPIISPVAVVKSLNQALNSGNGKAFVMPSQGQWKRMEPYLERAYQELPTKILSDDQKSARISTRMEDIGSLRSVALKNHLDQFLEQEIDPDLLKVSITGTSHLIDISHESVSRQMMKGLVVAFLIVAIIAGFLFRSWRIAVIVLIPNIIPLLWMCGLMWLLGIELKLTTAILFTVAFGIAVDDSIHFMSKLRIELDKGRKWLYALKRTFIDTGKAIILTTLILSAGFAVLIFSQFGVTFYAGLLISTALVFALMADLLLLPVLLIRLGKIWEKKKPKTNH from the coding sequence ATGATGTTTATAAAAAAGCAAAGTTACTTTGGACTGTTGATAGCCTCCATTATTCTTTTGATGATGGCTATTTTTCCGCCAAAGGTATTTTTTGATTATGATTTTGAGAGTTTTTTTCCCCAGGATGATGCAGATTTGGCCTTTTATCAGGAATTCAGGGAAGAGTTTGAAAATGACAATGATTACCTGCTGATAGCCCTAGGGCACAAAGATGTTTTTGATGCGGGATTTCTGGAAGACTTTCAATCTTTTAAGTCTCAATTGGGTGAATTGGAGCAAATTGAGCGGGTGTATTCGCTTTTGGACGTAGAAGATGTGGTCATCAATCCATTTGGTATCCAAAGAAAAAAGTTGTTGGATTGGTCTGATGAAGGGAGTTTGGAGCAGTCAAAAAGGAAAATTTTGGGCTCTGAAAGATGGAAAGGAAACCTGATCAGTGCAAATGGGGATTTTTTGCTTTTGATTGCGCACAACCAACAGCAGATTTCCAAAGAAGTCGGAGATGTTCTTTATGGACAAATTGTAGAATTGCTGGAAGGCTATGATTTTGAAAAGGTTTACACCGCAGGAAAAATCAAGGCCCAAGGTGAGTTCGTAAGGCTTATGCAGGAAGAATTTTCTTTTTTTCTTGGGATTTCTTTTGTCCTGATCATCTTGATTCTTTTTTTGATTTTCAGGTCGTGGTGGACGGTCTTGACAGCCATGCTGGTTATTGCCATTGCATTGATCTGGTCCTTGGCTTTAGGTTTGTATTTTGGGAAAGCTTTGGATGTGATGTCTGTAATGCAGCCCACCATTTTATCTATCATTGCATTAGCGGCTTTGGTGCATTATTTCAATCACTACCTTAATTACCTAAGGCATGATTATTCCAAAGATGAAGCAATCCAAAAGTCTTTTTCGGAAATTACTATTGCAGTTTTTTTGACTTGCATGACTACTTCTTTGGGATTTATGTCCCTTTATTTTACTTCCGTTCCTACCTTAAAGTTTTTTGGGTTATATACTGGCTTAGGAGTTCTGATTGTCTTTTTTGCAATTGTGTTGATTACCCCGGGTTTGCTTTATCTAATTCCACCATTAGGGAAAGTTCAGGAGTCAGATCAAGCAGCCTTTTGGAGAAAAAGTATGAGAATTGGTTTTTTGGGGATTATCAAAAGACAGCAATTGATCATTTGGTTTTTCACTGTTACATCCCTGTTTTCAGTTTGGGCACTGACCGGACTCAAGGTGAATGGCTATATTTTGGACAATTTGCCCAGAGAACACGAACTGATAAGGGAATTCAGTTTTTTTGATCGGGAATTTGGAGGTTCTAAGCCATTGGAGTTTTGGATTGAAAAGGGGCCACAGGCAGGAAGTCTGATCGAATGGGATGTGTTGAGGGAGTTGGATAAGTTGGAGGAATTTATCCATTCCAGTTTTGAAACCGGTCCCATCATTTCACCAGTTGCTGTGGTAAAAAGTTTGAATCAAGCTTTGAATTCAGGGAATGGTAAAGCCTTTGTCATGCCAAGTCAAGGACAATGGAAAAGGATGGAGCCCTATTTGGAAAGGGCTTATCAGGAGCTGCCTACCAAAATTTTATCCGATGACCAAAAATCCGCAAGGATTTCTACCCGGATGGAAGATATAGGTAGTCTTCGATCTGTTGCATTGAAAAACCATTTGGACCAGTTTCTTGAGCAAGAAATTGATCCGGATTTATTGAAAGTAAGCATTACGGGTACCTCCCATCTCATTGATATTTCCCATGAAAGTGTAAGCCGGCAGATGATGAAGGGATTGGTTGTAGCCTTTTTGATAGTAGCTATCATTGCTGGATTTTTATTCCGATCCTGGAGGATTGCTGTTATCGTGCTTATTCCTAATATTATACCTTTGCTATGGATGTGCGGTTTGATGTGGCTTTTGGGGATTGAGCTCAAATTGACCACGGCCATATTATTTACAGTGGCATTTGGAATTGCGGTGGATGACAGTATTCATTTTATGTCCAAGTTAAGAATTGAATTGGACAAGGGAAGGAAGTGGCTTTATGCACTGAAGCGGACTTTCATTGATACCGGTAAAGCTATTATTCTTACCACTTTGATTCTTTCTGCCGGATTTGCAGTATTGATATTCAGTCAGTTTGGCGTAACCTTTTACGCGGGGCTTTTGATCAGCACAGCCTTGGTTTTTGCCTTAATGGCTGATTTATTGCTCTTGCCTGTATTATTGATACGATTGGGTAAAATTTGGGAAAAGAAAAAACCGAAAACTAATCATTGA
- a CDS encoding DUF2911 domain-containing protein: protein MKKTNILMLAVIIAGTMFFFGCGGGKKAETVETETSEMEETPARDQRASPLRSLEGKIGDTNVLIQYGAPSVKGRVIWGDLVPYNEVWRTGANESTYVDFDSDVTVEGRPLKAGRYSLFTIPRSSGKWTVIFNSEWNLEHGHFQYKQENDVLRVESTPQWVGESQEQLSIAIESPGIVVRWEKLVLPIVIE, encoded by the coding sequence ATGAAAAAAACAAACATTTTGATGTTGGCGGTAATCATTGCCGGTACCATGTTTTTCTTTGGCTGTGGTGGGGGTAAAAAAGCTGAAACTGTTGAAACAGAAACTTCCGAAATGGAAGAGACTCCAGCCCGGGATCAAAGAGCCAGTCCGCTTCGCTCATTGGAAGGGAAGATTGGAGACACAAATGTTTTAATTCAATATGGTGCCCCTTCTGTAAAGGGTAGGGTAATTTGGGGAGACCTGGTACCTTACAATGAAGTTTGGAGGACAGGCGCCAATGAATCGACTTATGTTGATTTTGACTCTGATGTTACCGTGGAAGGCAGGCCATTGAAGGCAGGAAGGTACTCCCTGTTTACCATCCCCAGGTCATCCGGAAAATGGACAGTAATTTTCAATTCTGAATGGAATCTGGAACATGGTCATTTTCAGTACAAGCAGGAGAATGATGTACTTAGGGTGGAATCTACTCCTCAATGGGTGGGAGAAAGCCAAGAGCAACTCAGTATTGCTATTGAAAGTCCAGGAATTGTGGTAAGATGGGAGAAATTGGTTCTGCCAATTGTAATAGAGTAA
- a CDS encoding endonuclease/exonuclease/phosphatase family protein, whose protein sequence is MIRFITVLLFLVSLALFYSVYISPEFFPYVGLITLTIPLLLLINGLFFILLLLARRKLAIVPLLAIIIGWKFIGITYQFPKKADDQEGLSVLSYNVALFAYDKNGDWRENNKNIIKWLQENPSDIKCFQEFYQDPTTPSRNTTKLLGTELGYEYSYQIIEGKPRSRSYGMAIFSRYPIINEGKVFDTQRNNGVIFADIKIDKDTIRIYNAHLESMSIESENLNNLDGIKENYRQTLRKLKRGQVTRASQLGILEEHMRNSPYVNILVGDFNDMPYSYTYFNLRKNMKNAFEEAGRGFGFTYNKVLFFLRIDNIFFDEPLKILQFKTHKEVDYSDHYPISAVFTWDKPLRKKQEVND, encoded by the coding sequence ATGATCCGGTTCATTACAGTTCTCCTATTTTTGGTCTCTTTGGCATTATTTTATAGTGTCTACATATCCCCTGAATTTTTCCCCTATGTCGGGTTGATTACCCTTACCATTCCTTTGTTATTATTGATCAACGGGCTTTTCTTCATCCTGCTCCTTTTAGCTAGAAGAAAATTGGCAATAGTCCCATTATTGGCCATTATTATAGGCTGGAAATTTATTGGAATAACCTATCAGTTTCCAAAAAAAGCAGATGACCAGGAAGGATTATCTGTTCTAAGTTACAATGTGGCCTTATTCGCCTATGACAAAAACGGAGACTGGCGGGAAAACAATAAAAACATCATCAAATGGCTTCAGGAAAATCCCTCAGACATCAAATGTTTTCAGGAGTTTTATCAGGATCCTACAACCCCTTCCAGAAACACCACAAAACTTTTGGGCACCGAATTGGGCTATGAATACAGCTATCAGATCATCGAGGGTAAACCCAGGTCCAGATCCTATGGTATGGCCATTTTCAGCCGCTATCCCATAATCAATGAAGGAAAGGTCTTTGATACCCAACGCAACAACGGGGTCATTTTCGCAGACATCAAAATCGACAAAGACACTATTCGGATCTACAATGCGCATTTGGAGTCAATGAGCATAGAATCTGAAAATCTCAACAATCTGGATGGAATCAAAGAGAATTACCGTCAAACCCTCAGGAAATTGAAAAGAGGACAGGTTACAAGGGCGTCACAACTCGGGATACTGGAAGAACACATGCGCAATAGCCCCTATGTCAATATACTGGTGGGCGACTTCAATGACATGCCTTATAGCTACACCTACTTCAACCTAAGGAAAAACATGAAAAATGCCTTTGAAGAAGCAGGAAGAGGTTTTGGCTTTACTTATAATAAAGTGTTATTCTTTCTAAGGATAGACAATATTTTCTTTGATGAACCTTTGAAAATTCTACAATTTAAAACCCATAAAGAAGTAGATTATTCAGATCACTATCCCATCTCCGCTGTATTCACTTGGGATAAGCCGCTTAGAAAAAAGCAAGAAGTCAATGATTAG